The Paroedura picta isolate Pp20150507F chromosome 2, Ppicta_v3.0, whole genome shotgun sequence sequence GGTTTTAACCCTTAAGGCCCTACGctgcctgggacccacatatctgagggaccgcctgtcaccctatgcccccctcagggctttacactctgcaggcACTAGTTTGTTGGTCATTCTCGGCCCCAGGGAtgcgcacctggcctcgacctggaacagggccttttcggtcttggcccctacctggtggaacgagatcccggaagagctgagggccctgtggaagcttttggcattccgcagggcccgcaaaacagagctcttccaccaggtctatggttgaggccgctGCAGCAAgcaagatctgtatggcccccttccaggatagagtgGTGTGAGTGAAGGCTTGTGGGTTCCATCAgcgccccttctccccccccctactgTGAGATTTTTGTTGGGGGAATTATAGTAAGTCGAGTTTTTTCCACTGTatcttttttgttattgtgattggttggatctgtgttatgtttttatgtctggggattttaatggagggttttaatgggattctaTTCatactattgtaacctgccatgagccatttgggagtggtgggtaataaattgaaataataatatatatgactagaaataataataataatgatatatgACTATAAGATCTGCAATGTAAGCATACCCAATCTTCAATAAGTGGTGTTGTGCGAACATGCCCTTGGATGTCGTCTCAGCaatttataaataattaaatgccCTATTTGCTCTCTACTGTATGCACTTGGAAGTTTTCACTGTGGTTTGGTCTTAAATGTGACACTTCTATAAGCTTTGTTCCAATCCTTTTGCCTCTTCTGCATCTTTGTCTGCAGATGATCAGGCATCAGTCTCCAACTTCTGACTTCACGACGCTTAGTATCCACTGCTACTTCAGGAGGCTGGCCATCATGGTGTACATTCTGTAGTTGTTCAAGGAGCCACCTTTGTCTCTCAGCAGAATGAATGTTCTCCGCCAAATCATGCATCATCTGCACTTCACTTACAGACCTCTTCCTGTAATGAAAGCTTGTGTAAGCCTACATTAAGCCAAACTTGTTTTCACTGAATAGGAAGATAAAATCTGTTTAGACCATGGGCAGATTTTGTAATAGTTATGCTGGAGACTAATATTTAAAGtatagagcagactttctcaaccagtgtttcatgacAGCCTtgggaaggtttcccaaatgagtgggagttaatttttttatatattttaaaaaccttttaaacctttattgggtgatatgaccatgtatggtcatacaaacccacctacccctcccaaatggccaatggtgggcctgaagggggtgggaagaggggggaccccaggtgggcatgtacacagctatgttgtGTACCATATTCTgcagtcatgccacttctggggcttctcaaatcctgaagaatgtttcaggggattctca is a genomic window containing:
- the PTH gene encoding parathyroid hormone gives rise to the protein MTAIRNMARTAIVLWAVCLLTNSDGKAMMKRSVSEVQMMHDLAENIHSAERQRWLLEQLQNVHHDGQPPEVAVDTKRREVRSWRLMPDHLQTKMQKRQKDWNKAYRSVTFKTKPQ